DNA from Prunus persica cultivar Lovell chromosome G6, Prunus_persica_NCBIv2, whole genome shotgun sequence:
GGATGCGATTGAGGATAACGATTACGATAACTTGACAAAGAGAGCATATGTAAGGAGAGCTAAGAAACTTCTCATGTTGCCTTTGGCTTACTCAAGATCTCTGTCAACAAGTAGCTTGCTCTCTCAGCAGCACAAGAACGTAAGGAGTACAAAATCGTTTtgataaagaaagaagaaggctGAAATTATATCAAATTAATGAGAAATATGTTTTGCGTGTAACAAAGCTGTGTGTAAATTCTGTACATGTTTACTGTTTAAAGATGTAAACACTTTTCTTATTAACGTTAGCGCATCTATCTCATTTTCAACTTTATAATTGTTATTTTACTCTATCTAATGGAAAGCACATCTTTAATGGGTAACAAGATTAAGATACTTGTAGTCGTCCAAATGGCGGTCCTAAGGCTTGTACACCTGGCAGACAATTCAGAATCTTAAAATGGAGAAGGCCAGACTGGCTTAAAAAGTACACGGTGTTGGTATGATACAATACTGAAGTTGAGAAAAGTGAAATGTAACGGTTTGtgtgaaggagaaaaaagGGAGAACTGCCAGACTATAAATTGAATTAGActatgggaaaaaaaaattaaaattaaataataaacctATTGGAGAACATTGTATTCATTACTAAggggaaaaaataataaaagcacCCATTATAGGAAGTGAGCTCATCATCCCTCTACAGATCACCaacccccaaaaaaaccaTCCTTCtacagaaaaattaaatttaaaaaaaaaaaaaatcagaacagAAGATGCCACATTGTTTGCTGGAAATGGTACATATGCTGCAACTGTGTCGCCACCTCGGATGCTTCCTTTTGCAGAGACTCGAGTACAATCCAAGGAACCCTCACCTGCCAATCTTACACGATTTTCCACAACCGACCACTATTGTGAAACTATAACCTTAGAGTTAAGTAGAGCCCTCGATACATAAACCTTCTAGCAGGCAACCACAGCAGGTAATTCAGCAACTGATTTGGCAGTATCATTATAGGAAGTAATCAGGTGTTCTTCGGGTCACATCTGGCTCTCCCCTCCTTGGAGCTGGCTCAAACTGTAATACATCAACCCCAACGTTTAATCATTCAATAAATTATAACATATCACTTATATTCTAGTGTCAGAGTTTGCGAGTGTGGATAGGGGGCAAAGAGGGGAGGGGGAAAAGAGGGACAAACCTGAATGAATGTGTGACCTTTGCAGTCATCGACTTCAAGGATGGATGCCATATTTCCACAGCGATAACAATAGTTGGGTGCACTAAATATAGTGACGACTTTTTGTTCCTgccataaaataaacaaactaatTACACAAACTTTCCTTCTCAAAATAAACCATCTGCCAATACAACCACAAAATGAGGGTAAAATACTCACATGACCCCAGTTATATCCTTCCATGACCAGCTGATGTGCTCTAGCAATCAACTTTAAGTTATTTGTATGATTGAACTGCTCAGATATGTCCTGTTAAAGCAACAAAAGGAAGCAGATCAGCAAAGTCTGGCGGGACTGTAGAGGGCCAGTCAACTGAATTTCAAACCATCAACCccaataaggaaaaaaatgagCAGATAAACTACCTGGCCAAAAGTATATCCAGCACCCCTGGGAGAGATACCCCAACCACAGCGATCATCAGGATCAGACCATAGAAGATCGCACATGGGGCCCTCGTGAGGAACCTCTTGTACACGGTCAAAATTACGTATATTATCAAGGGTTTCAATGGATGGAGACAGTCCACCATGCAGGCAGAAAATTTCAGATTCAACCTTCaaccaaataaaagaaaatatgtcaATATATGGGAAAATTATTAAACTATTTACCTGCACCCAAGtttatcaacaaaaaatatataatgaacGATTTCCTTAACTACTtacagtttaaaaaaaattaattgtgtAAAAGAAAAGATGGCAAAGGTAGCCTAATAATCAACATGGTTGCCAAACGATTGGGGGTAAAACTCTACATATACCTAAATCATTCTAACAAGTTGTtgataaattaaattgtgaaGTATAAGCTTTCAAATTTAGCAACAAGCAAAGAAACCAGACCGCTATCACTTCCTGATagcacaaaaaaataaaatcaacttCTAATCATTGCAAAGCAATTTTCAACCATTGCAAAGCGACATTAATGCCTACAACAGCTACGGCCACATTATTAAGGGTTGTGTCACAGGCTAGATTCGGTGATATACAAAATATGGCACAAAAGATGCAAAGTAGTTCAACGTGACAAGTTGTGGTAAAAGTAATAGCAGTTTGCACTCAGGCTGATGTTGCAACATGGTTGACAAAggtaagaaattagaaaatgcATTAGAGGGGCTCTTGCAATTGAACTGGTAGCAATGGAATAGAAGGTTTcacccaaaaatgaaaatcttcAACCAATACAAATAACAAGAATGTTCACGGTTGTGTACTGCTAACCTAAACAACCGACCTACATTGACCATTTAAGCATCACAAATATGTCATGTATAACTATACTAACCAATGCTGTCAGAGGGAAATAGTCAAATAAATCTGTAAAGATCTTCCAAACATTGGCATTACCATACCTGCAAATAGAAGAAGAATGGGTTACCTTTACAAGCTTGACAAATAAGATGTATACAATTGAGAAGGACAAGGGAAGTGTTAAGCAGAAAAATGCACACTAGTTGGCTGATCAACAGTCAACTTCAGAGGCATAAGAG
Protein-coding regions in this window:
- the LOC18774920 gene encoding serine/threonine-protein phosphatase PP2A-2 catalytic subunit, encoding MDAVPSNSHGNLDEQIAQLMQCKPLSEPEVRGLCEKAKEILMEESNVQPVKSPVTICGDIHGQFHDLAELFRIGGKCPDTNYLFMGDYVDRGYYSVETVTLLVALKVRYPQRITILRGNHESRQITQVYGFYDECLRKYGNANVWKIFTDLFDYFPLTALVESEIFCLHGGLSPSIETLDNIRNFDRVQEVPHEGPMCDLLWSDPDDRCGWGISPRGAGYTFGQDISEQFNHTNNLKLIARAHQLVMEGYNWGHEQKVVTIFSAPNYCYRCGNMASILEVDDCKGHTFIQFEPAPRRGEPDVTRRTPDYFL